The following are encoded in a window of Pedobacter cryoconitis genomic DNA:
- a CDS encoding M1 family metallopeptidase, with amino-acid sequence MNYQFIQRTLLFVVFFAFSINSQAQKTAADSNYDPHLAFGPSFYTQNGNEFRSASGYPGAKYWQNRADYNISATLDDQKNTVTGTVTITYKNNSPDQLPYIWLQLDQNLFEENSRGNGVIKAGSRYGARGEKVNGGYKITGLAVSQKTQGVKFTSIVEDTRMQIRLDKPLAGNGETITIKMNYSFVIPINGSDRMGHLTTQNGEIYSIAQWFPRLCVYDDVLGWNTLPYWGAGEFYCEYGDVNYSITAPASHILMGSGELLNPEEVFTAVQLKRWNAAKLSDQTVAIRTADEVTDPKSRPAKTQLTWKYRMSNTRDVAFASSKAFVLDAAKINLPSGKKSLAVSAQPIESNGKDGYGRGVEYVKACIEHYSDKWFEYPYPMAVNIASNISGMEYPGIVFCGWKAKNEETWGVVDHEFGHSWFPMIVGSNERKYGWMDEGFNTFINGLSSEAFNKGEYKSSRQNIQAAAKAMAKPDKEFILLTPDAMGETNIGQNLYFKPAMGLQLLRNEVLGADRFDYAFRNYIKAWAFKHPTPTDFFRSMENGAGEDLSWFWKGWFLENWIMDQAITSVTPVKNGGQLESYNIVITNLEQLPMPIILQVKDKNGKVGNIKVPVDVWMRNKSWTINYPTTVELLSAELDPEKVLPDVDVTNNTWFK; translated from the coding sequence ATGAATTATCAATTTATCCAGAGAACACTCCTTTTTGTAGTGTTTTTTGCTTTTAGTATCAATTCGCAGGCACAAAAAACAGCTGCTGACAGTAATTATGATCCACATCTGGCTTTTGGCCCCTCGTTTTATACACAGAATGGGAACGAATTCCGCTCAGCAAGTGGATATCCAGGCGCTAAATACTGGCAAAACCGTGCAGATTATAACATTTCTGCTACATTGGATGATCAGAAAAATACAGTAACAGGTACAGTAACGATTACTTATAAGAATAACAGCCCGGATCAGTTGCCTTATATCTGGCTGCAATTAGATCAGAACCTTTTTGAAGAAAATTCCAGAGGTAACGGCGTAATCAAAGCTGGTAGCCGATATGGTGCAAGAGGCGAAAAGGTAAATGGCGGGTACAAGATTACCGGCCTTGCGGTTTCTCAGAAAACACAAGGCGTAAAGTTTACCTCTATCGTGGAAGATACCAGGATGCAGATTCGTCTGGATAAACCTTTGGCGGGAAATGGGGAGACGATTACTATTAAAATGAATTACTCCTTTGTGATTCCAATAAACGGATCAGACCGGATGGGACACCTGACCACACAAAATGGAGAGATCTATTCTATCGCACAGTGGTTTCCAAGATTGTGTGTCTATGATGATGTGTTAGGTTGGAATACGCTGCCTTACTGGGGAGCAGGAGAGTTTTACTGTGAATATGGAGATGTCAACTATAGCATTACGGCACCTGCCAGTCATATCTTAATGGGTTCAGGAGAATTGTTAAATCCTGAAGAAGTATTTACAGCGGTGCAATTAAAGAGATGGAATGCGGCAAAATTAAGTGATCAGACGGTAGCCATCCGTACAGCTGATGAAGTGACTGATCCTAAATCGCGTCCTGCAAAAACTCAGTTGACCTGGAAATATAGAATGTCAAATACAAGAGATGTGGCTTTTGCTTCTTCGAAAGCTTTTGTACTGGATGCAGCGAAGATTAATTTGCCAAGTGGTAAAAAATCCCTGGCAGTTTCTGCACAGCCCATAGAGAGTAATGGAAAAGATGGTTATGGAAGAGGAGTAGAATATGTGAAAGCATGTATTGAGCATTATTCTGACAAATGGTTTGAATATCCTTATCCAATGGCAGTAAATATTGCTTCTAATATTAGTGGTATGGAGTATCCGGGAATTGTTTTCTGTGGCTGGAAGGCTAAGAATGAAGAAACCTGGGGTGTAGTAGATCATGAATTTGGACATAGCTGGTTCCCGATGATTGTGGGAAGCAATGAGCGTAAATATGGCTGGATGGATGAAGGTTTCAATACTTTCATCAACGGGTTATCTTCTGAAGCTTTTAACAAAGGTGAATATAAAAGTTCAAGACAGAACATACAGGCGGCAGCTAAGGCGATGGCAAAACCGGACAAAGAATTTATTCTGTTAACTCCGGATGCAATGGGGGAAACCAACATTGGCCAGAACTTGTATTTTAAACCAGCAATGGGGCTTCAGCTCTTAAGAAATGAGGTATTAGGAGCTGATCGTTTTGATTATGCATTTAGAAATTATATCAAAGCCTGGGCTTTTAAACACCCTACACCAACAGACTTTTTCAGGTCTATGGAAAATGGGGCAGGAGAGGATCTTTCCTGGTTTTGGAAAGGCTGGTTCCTGGAGAACTGGATCATGGACCAGGCGATTACCAGTGTAACACCAGTTAAAAATGGGGGTCAGCTGGAAAGCTATAATATCGTGATTACTAACCTGGAACAATTGCCAATGCCTATTATCTTACAAGTAAAAGAT
- a CDS encoding ArsC family reductase, with amino-acid sequence MQMIVYGIPNCNTVKKARTWLTDNGIDYEFHDFKKQGITAEKLQQWCAAFGWEVVLNKKGTTWKKLTPDQQAAVKDEKSAIAVLLNHTSMIKRPVVEQQGKAILISFDEELYSKLLK; translated from the coding sequence ATGCAGATGATAGTTTACGGAATTCCGAATTGTAATACAGTTAAAAAAGCAAGAACGTGGTTGACAGACAATGGCATTGACTACGAGTTTCATGATTTCAAAAAGCAGGGGATTACTGCGGAGAAACTTCAGCAGTGGTGCGCGGCCTTTGGCTGGGAAGTAGTTTTAAACAAAAAAGGAACTACCTGGAAAAAGCTGACCCCTGATCAGCAAGCAGCGGTTAAAGATGAAAAATCAGCCATTGCAGTTTTATTAAACCATACCAGTATGATTAAACGCCCTGTGGTAGAGCAGCAGGGAAAAGCAATCCTGATCAGCTTCGATGAAGAATTATATAGCAAATTATTGAAATAG
- a CDS encoding sensor histidine kinase: MKIDIKDLSKIEFWTVSIMYGFAIMMLISNGSNNNHYTPYNFEQAKISFSYLSNYFLPGLFKYSILYFSFLLLNFCCLPPLYQRKNTGINLSILFGVFLFSGLVLSIAQTYSHAYMLVQYDELDEAYNYIFFQGFTYAGWMIVLTAIYVAIKKLIIYLIENKEEESNKSMKLEIAFASAFWFLGILVWLAIGVDFRVILAWTLVVASCSFLTIYGIYYLIPNTLAQGKKFRNYIGKNMLLALIFCIPLGLIAVVITGEGEMFPIVNAFHLMAQLAISTPLAWYVYKTRNATEEQIFALKKELGKSDANLGFLKSQINPHFLFNALNTLYGTALQEKAERTGEGIQKLGDMMRFMLHENMQDKISLIRDIDYLNNYIELQKLRTSTTVDINIKTEIEEQLMDLKISPMLLIPFVENAFKHGISLQSPSHIKVTLQTKANMLYFDVNNSIHLKADGDPEKINSGIGLENVKQRLSLLYPKKHELIIRESAKEFFVHLTLNLN; encoded by the coding sequence ATGAAAATCGATATTAAAGACCTCAGCAAAATAGAATTCTGGACCGTAAGTATTATGTATGGCTTTGCCATCATGATGCTCATTTCAAACGGTTCAAATAATAATCACTATACGCCCTATAATTTTGAACAGGCCAAAATCAGTTTCAGTTATCTTTCCAACTATTTTCTGCCAGGGTTGTTTAAGTATTCTATTCTTTATTTCAGTTTTCTGCTGCTTAATTTCTGCTGCCTGCCTCCTTTATATCAAAGAAAAAACACAGGGATCAATCTTTCTATTTTATTCGGCGTTTTCTTATTCTCCGGGCTGGTATTGAGCATTGCACAGACTTATAGTCATGCCTATATGCTCGTTCAATATGATGAGCTGGATGAAGCTTATAACTATATTTTCTTTCAGGGTTTTACTTATGCGGGCTGGATGATTGTACTTACCGCTATTTATGTGGCCATCAAGAAACTAATCATTTATCTGATTGAGAACAAGGAAGAAGAAAGTAATAAATCAATGAAACTGGAAATTGCATTTGCTTCGGCCTTCTGGTTCCTGGGTATATTGGTCTGGCTGGCTATAGGTGTAGACTTCAGGGTAATTCTTGCCTGGACTTTAGTAGTCGCCTCATGTTCTTTCCTGACTATCTATGGTATTTATTATCTAATCCCAAATACACTGGCTCAGGGAAAGAAATTCCGCAATTACATAGGTAAAAACATGTTATTAGCGTTGATTTTTTGTATTCCCCTTGGCTTAATAGCTGTGGTGATTACAGGAGAGGGCGAAATGTTCCCGATCGTAAATGCTTTTCATTTGATGGCGCAACTCGCAATCAGTACGCCATTGGCCTGGTATGTCTATAAAACGAGAAATGCAACAGAAGAACAGATCTTTGCGCTTAAAAAAGAGCTCGGAAAATCAGATGCCAATCTTGGATTCCTTAAATCACAAATCAATCCTCATTTTCTCTTTAATGCACTCAATACCTTATATGGAACTGCTTTGCAGGAGAAAGCGGAACGTACCGGAGAAGGGATACAAAAATTAGGGGATATGATGCGTTTTATGCTGCATGAAAATATGCAGGACAAAATCTCCCTGATCAGAGATATAGATTATCTGAATAACTATATAGAATTACAGAAGCTGAGAACTTCTACTACAGTAGATATTAATATCAAAACGGAAATTGAGGAACAATTAATGGATCTTAAGATTTCACCGATGTTATTAATCCCATTTGTTGAAAATGCTTTTAAGCATGGGATTAGCTTACAATCTCCTTCACATATCAAAGTGACCTTACAAACCAAAGCAAATATGCTCTATTTTGATGTCAATAACAGTATCCACCTGAAGGCTGACGGTGATCCTGAGAAAATCAATAGTGGCATAGGCCTGGAAAATGTAAAACAGCGCTTAAGTTTATTGTACCCGAAAAAACATGAACTGATCATCAGAGAAAGTGCAAAAGAGTTTTTCGTACATTTAACGCTGAATCTAAATTAA
- a CDS encoding LytR/AlgR family response regulator transcription factor has product MIAIAIDDEPIALDIVKSHASKVSFITLQAVFTNAFDAIAYLQQNVVDLIFLDIKMPDINGIDFLNSLSNPPLVIFTTAYAEHAVKGFELNALDYLLKPFSLARFLKACNKAEELHSLRKKAVVASQPVYIFIKDGYEQIKVAIDDIVFIEAAGNYTQINLLNNPSLSTRMPISEMQALLPAQKFIRTHRAFIVAKNAVTKFDRNQIWIGEKIIPIGPTYAQCLLEL; this is encoded by the coding sequence ATGATTGCCATAGCGATAGATGACGAGCCCATAGCGTTGGATATAGTAAAGTCCCATGCCTCCAAAGTTTCTTTTATTACACTTCAGGCGGTATTTACCAATGCTTTTGATGCTATCGCATATTTGCAGCAAAATGTGGTAGACCTGATTTTTCTGGATATTAAAATGCCGGATATCAATGGAATCGATTTTCTGAACAGCCTGAGCAACCCTCCGCTGGTCATTTTCACCACTGCTTATGCAGAACATGCGGTGAAGGGATTTGAATTGAACGCACTGGATTATCTGCTTAAACCTTTCTCGTTAGCCCGTTTTTTAAAAGCTTGCAATAAAGCCGAAGAACTGCATAGTTTACGCAAAAAAGCTGTTGTCGCCAGTCAGCCTGTCTATATCTTTATTAAAGATGGGTATGAGCAGATTAAAGTCGCTATTGATGATATTGTTTTTATTGAAGCCGCGGGTAATTACACACAAATTAACCTCCTGAATAATCCCTCGCTGAGTACGAGAATGCCAATCAGTGAAATGCAGGCACTGCTCCCTGCACAGAAATTCATCCGGACACACCGCGCATTTATAGTTGCTAAAAATGCGGTGACTAAATTTGACAGAAATCAGATCTGGATCGGCGAAAAAATCATTCCCATCGGCCCTACTTATGCCCAATGTTTGCTGGAACTCTAA
- a CDS encoding response regulator: MFKLTFKQQVLTGFVISLLFVLLSAVTSYYSIELMNEDAKWENHTYDVIDVAQDIELKVLNSETSLRGYIITQRSQYLETYTKNIHQILPKVKEMQRLTVDNLSQQQRLDSLEFYSAQKIKDMEDILLTNNTKGKEAAVQMIMTDKGKAFKTNMLRVNNAAIHAEEALLSVRTAKRVKSATQSTIIVVASSVIIFGLILYLFSFIKRTFDEQKLTEITIRENNAQLETLSEENKQKNWLLSGASAINESMRGEQETDELSTHIITELCTYLAASVGALYLFNPNRQTLQLSGAYAYQVKKGKIREIELGEGLVGQVALEKRSKQLNDVPSDYLKISSGLGDTAPKTIVIIPVLFEEETIAVIELGLSAEPDEIVNLFLSTITESIGVGINSAVARAQLRDLFMQTQQQAEELESQQEELRTTNEELIHKSEELQASEEELRVQQEELRQTNAELEEKASLLEERNISVNEAREAMSLKAEELEVSSKYKSEFLANMSHELRTPLNSILILARILKENRPENLNEEQLKYAGVIHNAGSDLLTLINDILDLSKIESGKVDLDIEPVRPQEVKQNMESLFMEIARSKKIDYQIILGQGLPERILTDLSRAEQIIKNLLSNAFKFTPENGEIKLEIDIADQQLKYYSENLKNSKQQIISFSVKDSGIGIPQDKQKLIFEAFKQADGTTSRKYGGTGLGLSISKELANILGGEIQVNSGAGIGSCFTLYLPVVHQSPEQETAPHPEPVVLPFISEEPILAPVNKNRKQTLLIVEDDLVFADVLKDYAIEKGFEPLLAHSGDVGLEMAVKDLPDAIILDVMLPVMDGWSILKRLKDNPQTKHIPIHMMSAGEVKGEKALKEGAIGFLKKPIEQDQLDHAFSVLNSGHILYNFQTVLIIEDHELQSLAVKEQLVEKGIEVAQAFTGQEALDMLENQTFDCIILDLNLPDASGFDLLDQIKTQDRFTHIPVIINTAMELDQDKIAHIMRYSEAMVLKSNKSNDRLIDEVSLFMNKLKKQDKFQTSAKGSVKNKTVSTIEKVLKDKTILITDDDMRNIFALSSALQVYDINIVIANNGREAIEKLEETANIDLVLMDIMMPEMDGYEAMRTIREKREYKKLPIIALTAKAMKNDREKCIEAGANDYIAKPVDIDQLLSMLRVWLS, from the coding sequence ATGTTCAAATTAACGTTTAAACAGCAGGTATTGACAGGCTTTGTTATTTCCCTGCTATTTGTTCTGCTTTCTGCGGTTACTTCTTATTACAGCATCGAGCTGATGAATGAAGACGCGAAATGGGAAAACCATACTTATGATGTAATTGATGTTGCCCAGGATATTGAATTGAAAGTCCTGAATTCTGAGACTTCTTTAAGAGGTTATATCATTACCCAGCGTAGTCAATATCTGGAAACTTATACTAAAAATATCCACCAGATTCTGCCAAAAGTTAAGGAAATGCAGCGGCTGACCGTTGATAATCTGAGTCAGCAGCAGCGGCTTGACTCGCTTGAATTTTATTCCGCACAAAAAATCAAGGATATGGAAGATATCCTTCTGACCAATAACACCAAAGGTAAAGAAGCTGCTGTACAGATGATCATGACCGACAAAGGGAAAGCATTTAAAACAAATATGCTCCGGGTCAATAATGCGGCTATCCATGCAGAAGAAGCACTGCTTAGTGTAAGAACAGCAAAAAGGGTAAAAAGTGCTACGCAATCTACCATTATCGTAGTAGCGAGTTCAGTGATTATTTTCGGTTTGATTTTATACCTGTTCAGCTTCATCAAAAGAACGTTTGATGAACAAAAGTTAACAGAAATTACTATTAGAGAAAACAATGCACAGCTAGAGACGCTTTCAGAAGAAAACAAACAAAAGAACTGGCTATTATCCGGTGCATCCGCAATTAACGAATCTATGCGTGGAGAACAGGAAACCGATGAGCTGTCCACACATATTATTACTGAATTGTGTACTTATTTAGCTGCCTCTGTAGGTGCGCTATACCTTTTCAATCCTAATAGACAAACTTTACAGCTGAGTGGAGCTTATGCTTACCAGGTGAAAAAAGGTAAAATCAGGGAGATTGAACTTGGTGAAGGTCTAGTTGGCCAGGTTGCGTTAGAAAAACGCAGCAAACAACTCAACGATGTTCCCTCAGATTATCTGAAAATATCTTCTGGTTTGGGCGACACTGCGCCAAAAACTATTGTCATTATCCCTGTTCTTTTTGAAGAAGAGACTATTGCAGTAATCGAATTGGGGCTTTCTGCCGAACCTGATGAAATTGTGAACCTTTTCTTAAGTACCATTACCGAGAGTATAGGGGTTGGAATTAATAGTGCAGTAGCAAGGGCACAATTACGTGATTTGTTTATGCAGACCCAGCAACAGGCAGAAGAATTGGAAAGCCAGCAGGAAGAATTGCGCACCACCAATGAAGAGCTGATCCATAAATCTGAAGAATTGCAGGCTTCCGAAGAAGAGCTTAGAGTACAACAGGAAGAACTTCGTCAAACCAATGCCGAACTGGAAGAAAAAGCCAGCTTGCTCGAAGAACGGAATATCTCTGTCAATGAGGCTAGAGAAGCCATGAGTTTAAAAGCTGAGGAACTCGAAGTATCCAGCAAGTATAAATCAGAATTCCTGGCTAATATGAGCCATGAATTAAGAACTCCGCTAAACAGTATCCTGATCCTGGCAAGAATTTTAAAAGAAAACAGGCCCGAAAACTTAAATGAAGAACAGCTTAAATATGCCGGGGTTATCCATAATGCAGGAAGTGACCTGCTGACTTTAATCAATGACATCCTTGACCTGTCTAAAATTGAATCCGGAAAGGTTGATCTGGATATTGAACCAGTCAGACCTCAGGAGGTTAAGCAAAACATGGAGTCTCTATTTATGGAAATTGCCAGAAGCAAAAAGATAGATTACCAGATTATTCTTGGTCAGGGCCTTCCAGAACGCATCCTGACTGATTTATCAAGAGCAGAACAGATCATCAAGAACCTCTTATCAAATGCCTTTAAATTCACCCCGGAAAACGGAGAAATTAAACTGGAAATTGATATAGCAGATCAGCAACTTAAATATTACTCGGAGAATCTTAAAAATAGTAAACAGCAGATTATCTCTTTCAGTGTTAAAGATTCTGGAATAGGGATTCCGCAAGACAAGCAAAAACTAATATTTGAAGCCTTCAAACAGGCCGATGGTACAACCAGCAGAAAGTATGGAGGTACGGGTCTTGGGCTTTCTATTAGTAAAGAACTTGCCAATATTTTAGGTGGAGAGATCCAGGTGAATAGCGGAGCGGGCATCGGAAGTTGTTTTACACTTTATCTGCCAGTAGTACATCAGTCTCCTGAACAGGAAACTGCTCCCCATCCTGAACCGGTTGTTTTGCCGTTTATTTCGGAAGAACCAATTTTGGCGCCTGTAAATAAGAACAGAAAACAAACCTTATTAATCGTGGAAGATGATTTGGTGTTCGCTGATGTTTTGAAAGATTATGCAATTGAAAAGGGTTTCGAACCTTTATTGGCGCATAGTGGTGATGTAGGGCTGGAAATGGCAGTAAAAGACCTTCCGGATGCGATTATTCTGGATGTCATGCTCCCGGTAATGGACGGATGGAGTATCCTGAAAAGATTAAAAGATAATCCGCAAACCAAACATATCCCGATTCATATGATGTCGGCTGGTGAAGTTAAAGGAGAAAAAGCTTTAAAAGAAGGAGCAATTGGCTTCCTGAAAAAACCAATTGAGCAAGATCAGTTAGACCATGCTTTCTCAGTTTTAAATTCAGGCCACATTCTATATAACTTCCAGACTGTATTGATTATTGAAGATCATGAACTGCAAAGTCTTGCTGTTAAAGAGCAGCTGGTAGAAAAAGGGATTGAAGTCGCGCAGGCTTTTACTGGCCAGGAAGCTTTGGACATGCTGGAAAACCAGACATTTGATTGTATTATCCTCGACTTAAATCTTCCTGATGCATCTGGTTTCGATTTACTCGATCAGATTAAAACACAGGATAGGTTCACCCATATTCCTGTTATTATCAACACAGCAATGGAACTCGATCAGGATAAGATTGCACATATCATGAGATACTCTGAGGCCATGGTATTGAAGTCAAACAAATCTAATGACAGATTGATTGACGAGGTAAGTCTGTTCATGAACAAATTAAAAAAACAGGACAAATTCCAAACTTCTGCTAAAGGGTCTGTGAAAAACAAAACGGTTTCTACGATAGAGAAGGTATTGAAAGACAAAACGATCTTGATCACGGATGATGATATGCGAAATATCTTTGCATTATCCAGTGCTTTGCAGGTTTACGACATCAATATTGTGATTGCCAACAATGGCAGGGAAGCCATTGAAAAACTCGAAGAGACTGCAAATATTGACCTGGTATTAATGGACATTATGATGCCTGAGATGGATGGTTATGAAGCCATGCGAACGATCAGGGAAAAGCGGGAATATAAGAAACTACCAATTATAGCGTTAACCGCTAAGGCGATGAAGAATGACCGGGAAAAATGTATTGAAGCCGGAGCTAATGATTATATAGCTAAACCTGTTGATATTGATCAGTTATTATCCATGTTAAGAGTTTGGTTAAGTTAA
- a CDS encoding CheR family methyltransferase, whose translation MSASEENPEDVISYEELESLTSFIYNIHGFDFSDYSAASLKRRVTRIMQLQQLSLFELRTLLTNDHDYFEYFLIEVTVNVTEMFRDPVFYKSVAEHVIPYLRSYQRIKVWNAGCSTGEELYSFAILFAEQHLYERSFFYGTDINADVLEFAKNGIYDLQKMKHYSENYQKTGALHTLADYYTARYGAASINHSLKKNMLFSAHNLASDGVFNEFQLISCRNVLIYFNTTLQKKVIDLFYNSLANFGFLCLGSKETLRSSEIGRFKVVDKKNNIYQKIA comes from the coding sequence ATGAGTGCGTCAGAAGAAAACCCGGAAGATGTAATTAGCTATGAAGAGCTGGAAAGCCTCACTAGTTTCATCTACAATATTCATGGATTTGACTTTAGTGATTACTCTGCCGCCTCACTCAAACGAAGAGTGACAAGAATTATGCAGTTACAACAACTAAGTTTGTTTGAATTACGTACCTTATTGACTAATGACCATGACTACTTTGAATATTTTCTGATTGAAGTTACGGTGAACGTAACCGAAATGTTCAGAGATCCGGTTTTTTATAAATCTGTTGCTGAACATGTCATTCCCTATCTGAGATCTTATCAAAGGATAAAAGTATGGAATGCGGGTTGTTCAACGGGAGAAGAACTTTATTCATTTGCGATTCTGTTTGCTGAACAGCATCTCTATGAACGGAGTTTTTTCTACGGAACTGACATCAATGCTGATGTTTTAGAGTTTGCTAAAAATGGGATATACGACTTGCAGAAGATGAAGCATTATTCAGAGAACTATCAGAAAACCGGTGCGTTACATACCCTTGCAGATTATTATACGGCACGTTACGGGGCAGCATCAATTAATCATTCTTTGAAAAAGAATATGTTATTTTCAGCACATAATCTGGCTTCCGACGGGGTCTTTAATGAATTTCAGCTGATATCATGCCGCAATGTGCTGATTTACTTCAATACTACTCTTCAAAAAAAGGTGATTGACCTTTTTTACAATAGTTTGGCTAACTTTGGCTTTCTTTGTTTAGGCTCCAAAGAAACATTAAGAAGTTCAGAAATTGGCCGTTTTAAGGTCGTGGATAAAAAAAATAACATTTACCAAAAAATAGCATAA
- a CDS encoding response regulator has protein sequence MEKINILIVDDRPENIIALEALLERDDVNLISTTLPNEALRLAWEMDIAIALVDVQMPEMDGFELVEILKSNPRTKDILVIFVTAISTDAKYAVKGLNAGAVDYLYKPLNPYVTSAKVDSFLQFVRTQRDIVKKNKELEAYQKELIKAKELAEQGKKIKENFLANMSHEIRTPINGIIGLANLLEKTTLTPEQNEMISLLQISSNSLLGVINDILDLSKIDAGMFKINRTATDLSEVCHAVINLLSIRAKEKDLELITSFDPDLPKNVSADSLRLNQILMNLIGNAIKFTNKGSVTLKVEIMDRKGNNLQIRFSVTDTGIGIPTDKIEKIFETFEQADESTTMNFGGTGLGLSIVKNLARLKGGVLTVDSCEGQGSTFCFVNWYEVLQDLPEPKEKQLDKLLPFTNVRILVAEDNPINKFLIVKIMKDWDVITDFAENGQEALDKLRDNNYDLILMDTFMPVMSGLEATKLIRTDYIPGKKDIPIITFSAAVMENDKKAAIDAGANDVISKPFELRLLHEKITHFVDKKALML, from the coding sequence ATGGAAAAGATTAATATTCTTATTGTTGATGACAGACCAGAGAACATAATAGCATTGGAAGCCTTGTTGGAAAGAGATGATGTAAATCTGATTTCCACCACCCTGCCTAACGAAGCCTTAAGGCTTGCCTGGGAAATGGACATTGCTATTGCTTTAGTGGATGTACAGATGCCTGAGATGGATGGTTTTGAGCTGGTAGAAATCCTGAAAAGTAATCCCAGAACAAAAGATATCCTTGTCATTTTTGTTACAGCTATTTCAACGGATGCCAAATATGCAGTAAAAGGGTTGAATGCCGGAGCAGTTGATTACCTGTATAAACCGTTAAATCCTTACGTGACCTCTGCAAAAGTAGATTCCTTTTTACAATTTGTAAGAACACAAAGGGATATTGTTAAAAAGAATAAAGAACTTGAAGCTTATCAAAAAGAGCTGATTAAAGCCAAAGAACTTGCTGAGCAGGGAAAGAAAATAAAAGAGAATTTCCTGGCCAATATGAGTCATGAAATCCGTACACCTATCAATGGTATTATTGGTCTGGCTAATTTGCTGGAGAAAACAACACTTACTCCTGAGCAGAACGAAATGATTTCACTGCTGCAAATCTCTTCCAATTCATTATTGGGTGTCATTAATGATATTCTTGATTTATCAAAGATTGATGCCGGAATGTTCAAGATCAACCGGACTGCAACCGACCTGTCAGAAGTTTGCCATGCGGTGATCAATCTCTTAAGTATAAGGGCGAAAGAAAAAGATCTGGAACTGATTACGTCCTTCGATCCGGATCTGCCTAAAAATGTATCCGCCGATTCTTTAAGGCTCAACCAGATTCTGATGAACCTGATTGGCAATGCGATCAAATTTACCAACAAAGGCAGTGTAACGCTGAAAGTAGAAATAATGGACCGCAAAGGAAATAACCTGCAAATCAGATTTTCCGTTACTGATACAGGAATTGGCATCCCTACGGATAAAATTGAGAAGATCTTCGAAACCTTTGAACAGGCAGATGAAAGTACAACGATGAACTTTGGAGGTACAGGTTTAGGTCTTTCTATTGTTAAGAACCTGGCCCGGCTGAAAGGTGGCGTATTGACTGTTGATAGTTGTGAAGGACAGGGAAGTACTTTCTGTTTTGTCAACTGGTATGAAGTCTTGCAGGACCTGCCGGAGCCAAAAGAGAAACAGCTGGATAAACTTTTACCTTTTACCAATGTAAGGATCCTGGTTGCTGAAGATAACCCGATCAATAAATTCCTGATCGTTAAAATTATGAAAGACTGGGACGTGATTACTGATTTCGCTGAAAATGGACAGGAAGCACTGGATAAACTCAGAGATAACAATTATGATCTGATTCTGATGGATACCTTTATGCCGGTGATGAGCGGGCTGGAGGCTACTAAACTAATCAGAACTGATTACATACCGGGTAAAAAAGATATCCCTATTATTACTTTCTCCGCAGCAGTTATGGAAAATGATAAAAAGGCAGCCATTGATGCGGGTGCAAATGATGTAATAAGCAAACCTTTTGAACTCCGCTTGTTACATGAAAAGATCACCCACTTTGTAGATAAAAAGGCATTAATGCTTTAA
- the pth gene encoding aminoacyl-tRNA hydrolase, translated as MKYLIVGLGNIGAEYVGTRHNIGFEIADELVKQLGGSFSNIRLAYYSEVSWKGRKLHVIKPTTYMNLSGRAVNYWMQELNIPLENVLVIVDDIALPLGKLRLKLKGSSAGHNGLKSIEASCGSQDYPRLRFGVSDNFAKGRQADYVLDGFDKDELPELPALVEKSVALIQSFVTVGPAHTMTAFNK; from the coding sequence ATGAAATATTTGATAGTTGGCCTGGGAAATATAGGAGCGGAGTACGTAGGTACCAGACATAATATAGGATTTGAAATTGCAGATGAACTGGTTAAACAGCTTGGAGGTTCCTTTTCTAATATACGGTTAGCCTATTATTCAGAAGTATCCTGGAAGGGCAGAAAACTGCATGTAATCAAACCTACTACTTACATGAATTTAAGTGGGAGAGCAGTCAACTACTGGATGCAGGAATTAAATATCCCACTGGAAAATGTGCTGGTTATTGTAGATGATATTGCACTGCCGTTAGGCAAGCTGAGACTTAAATTAAAAGGAAGCAGTGCGGGACATAACGGACTGAAAAGTATAGAGGCCAGTTGCGGAAGCCAGGATTATCCAAGGTTACGTTTTGGCGTAAGTGATAACTTTGCCAAAGGCAGACAAGCTGATTACGTACTGGATGGATTTGATAAAGATGAATTGCCGGAATTGCCTGCGCTGGTTGAAAAAAGTGTAGCACTGATCCAGAGTTTTGTAACTGTCGGACCAGCGCATACGATGACTGCTTTTAATAAATAA